Proteins from one Clostridia bacterium genomic window:
- a CDS encoding LarC family nickel insertion protein, translating into MIETTIDDMNPEFFPALMEQVLATGAVDAFFTPVQMKKGRPGILFTALCPEHRLAAVAAAIFAHSSTLGLRFRREERLVCRRRFMEVPTPYGPVTVKVGFYHDPEGRALTNVAPEYEACRRAAQAAGVPVKEVYAAAVAAAREVQGL; encoded by the coding sequence GTGATCGAAACAACCATTGACGATATGAATCCCGAATTTTTCCCGGCCCTGATGGAACAAGTCCTGGCCACCGGAGCCGTGGACGCCTTTTTTACTCCGGTGCAGATGAAAAAAGGCCGGCCGGGGATCCTTTTTACCGCCCTGTGCCCGGAGCACCGACTGGCGGCGGTGGCGGCCGCTATCTTTGCCCATTCCAGTACCCTAGGTTTGCGTTTCCGCCGGGAGGAGCGGCTGGTTTGCCGGCGGCGCTTCATGGAAGTGCCAACTCCTTATGGGCCGGTGACGGTAAAAGTAGGCTTTTATCATGATCCCGAAGGACGAGCCCTGACCAATGTGGCTCCTGAATACGAAGCCTGCCGCCGGGCGGCCCAGGCCGCCGGCGTGCCGGTGAAGGAAGTCTACGCCGCCGCCGTGGCGGCAGCCCGGGAGGTACAGGGCCTTTAG